In Parabacteroides timonensis, the genomic stretch AACTTAGCTTTAATAGCTTTAGGCAGTGCATCTTTATGAACGACAATGTTCATTGTTTTGTAGCGTACGAATGCTTTCGATGCATACCAAATACCGTTATATTTGTTGGCTGTACCCCAAGAGTTTTTCACCATGTAATATTCGTTTCCTTCCTGATCTTTGGCAATACCATAAATCTGCATACCGTGGTCGTCAGTAGTTTCCCAGTTATCATAAGCCAACTGGCGTTCTGCCTGCGTACACCATTTCTGCGGTTGCGGTTTCGTATTCAATTTCTTTTCTTCCGGTTTCATCTTCAACCAATGAGCCATGTCCGATCCGCTCAGTTCCTGTACCTTTTCGTTGTCAGGCATAACAGCTACACCGTCGCGGGTAAAGCCTGACTCACTTACGTCGGATCCCCAGGCAATCGTATAGCCTGTATTGATCGCATTGTCGAACACTTCCATGAACTCGTCGATCGGCAGGTTGTAAGACAGTGCGTGACGCCAGTTATCCTGGATTTCCAGCGAAAATTGCGTATAGAACGGATGATGCGTATAAGAAGTCAACGATACATAATCCGACGATTTTAATCCTGTAGATTCATAAAATGACTTCGGAGTATATTCTTTTCCTTTATAAGTAAACTTTTCCGGAGCTTTTCCCAGATAGATTTCATGTACGGCAGCTACAGCCTTTTTCCACAACAGGTTGTAATTCTCGTCATACTGGAATTTTTTTACTTTACCGCCGGCCATAGCACCTACCATAGCATCTGTGAGGGCAGACAACTCTCCATGGTTACTCAATGTATCGCTATACATCACCCCGGGGCGCATTTCTTCTTCCGGCACCAAACCAAAAGCTTCCATTCCGTAAATCACATCATAGAAAGACCCACCCTGCGAGAATGAAGCATCACCATGAGTACGGACAGCCATATCGGCACGATCCTGATAAGTGTGGTAAACGGTAAACATCTCTGAAAGATCATATTCTCCCTTTCCCATACGAAGCAATTCAGATTCCAGGAAAGCCATGGTAGAGTAGCACCAGCAAGTACCTGCCCGGTTCTGATTCTTAATGGATGTAATCGGGTTTTCCTTTACGGTCGTAAAAATGAAACCTTCTTCTTTTTCTCCCTCTTTTTCCTGTGCTCCGACATTTGTTGCAGAGAACGCACAAGCCAACATCAAGCTGGCAACAATAAGTTTCTTCATCTTTTGTTTTCGATTTTATTAGCAATTATACATTTTGAGACAAATGTAAGGGAAATATTTGACCCCGCCAACAAGCCGACAACCGGAAAAACAGCTACATCTCGTTCTTAAAAAAAGAAAATGACCTCAATACGTTCCAAAATTCCTTTTTGTGACACCAAAATTCCTCATTTTGAATATCCTTTAAATAATAAATATATTTTTGTGAAAATTCAATAAGTATTGAAGCACATAGTATATCACAAAATACACTATTAGAATCATGACTAGAAAAAACGTTCCTTTTTTTTAGTCATTTTTTGTAAGTATTCTTCTCTTCTTGTCAATCATATATTAGATACTGAATATCATCTTTTTACAATAGAATTATTAATATTCCTTTCTTTTTACATTTCGGCTAAAATCAATGACTAAAAAAAAGGAACATTTTTTTTAGTCATCCCTTCTTTCTCGGCATGCCAATCTACACTGTATATCAACCCATTAAAAACAGAAACAAAATGAAAAAATTATTATTATTCATATTACTAAATTGCCTGGCAACCCTGCATGCGCAAGAACCGCTAAAAACGGACACAATCCCCACGCTGGCTGTCAAAACCAATATCCTTTATTGGGCGACAACCACTATCAACCTGTCTGCCGAGCTGCGCCTCGACGACCGCTGGACGCTCGACCTGGCGGGCAGCTACAACCCGTTCACCTTCGCAAACGACAAGAAATGGAAGCACTGGATGATACAACCCGAAGCACGCCGCTGGTTCAACCGCAGCTTCGACGGGCATTTCCTGGGAGTGCACCTGCACGGCGGGCAGTTCAACGCCAACCGCCTCAACCTGCCTTTCGGCATCGGGGGCGACACGTTTAAGAACTACCGCCACGAGGGCGTCATGTATGGTGCGGGCATCGGCTACGGCTACCGCTGGAACTGGAACCGCCACTGGGCGATGGAGGCGGAGCTGGGCCTGGGCTACTTCGGCTTCGAATACGACAAATACGACTGTGAGACCTGCGGCGCCAAACAGGGCAGCGGCCACGAAGACTTCTTCGGCCCCACCCGCATCGCCGTATCGCTGATTTATACGATAAAATAACAACTGACAGATAAAACGATAACAACTATTTATAAACTTAAATAAGAATAAAACAATGAAAAAGAACTATCAAAAATGGCTGGTCGGCGCATTAGCATGTGCCCTGGCAATGCCTTTCACAGGCTGTTCCGGTGAAGATGATCCAACTCCGTCAGTAAAACCGGGAACCGGAGAAACGTTCCAAACCGAAATTTCGATTGCCCTGACCAACGGCAC encodes the following:
- a CDS encoding C1 family peptidase; this translates as MKKLIVASLMLACAFSATNVGAQEKEGEKEEGFIFTTVKENPITSIKNQNRAGTCWCYSTMAFLESELLRMGKGEYDLSEMFTVYHTYQDRADMAVRTHGDASFSQGGSFYDVIYGMEAFGLVPEEEMRPGVMYSDTLSNHGELSALTDAMVGAMAGGKVKKFQYDENYNLLWKKAVAAVHEIYLGKAPEKFTYKGKEYTPKSFYESTGLKSSDYVSLTSYTHHPFYTQFSLEIQDNWRHALSYNLPIDEFMEVFDNAINTGYTIAWGSDVSESGFTRDGVAVMPDNEKVQELSGSDMAHWLKMKPEEKKLNTKPQPQKWCTQAERQLAYDNWETTDDHGMQIYGIAKDQEGNEYYMVKNSWGTANKYNGIWYASKAFVRYKTMNIVVHKDALPKAIKAKLGIK
- a CDS encoding DUF3575 domain-containing protein, which gives rise to MKKLLLFILLNCLATLHAQEPLKTDTIPTLAVKTNILYWATTTINLSAELRLDDRWTLDLAGSYNPFTFANDKKWKHWMIQPEARRWFNRSFDGHFLGVHLHGGQFNANRLNLPFGIGGDTFKNYRHEGVMYGAGIGYGYRWNWNRHWAMEAELGLGYFGFEYDKYDCETCGAKQGSGHEDFFGPTRIAVSLIYTIK